The DNA sequence CCGCCGGCCACCGACGCGGTGCCAAGGACGGGCTGGCCTTCAGCCCCGCGGTCTTCCGGCCGGGCACCACCAGGGCGCTCGACAACGTCGAGGTGGTGACCGCCGTCGGCCTCGATCTGGAGCACGTCACGCCGGCCCGCATGGCCGCGGTGCGTGAGACCCTCAAGGCTTTCGACCACGTCCTCTACTCCACGCACTCACACCGCCCCGAGGAGCCGCGGTTCCGCGCCATCATCGCCCTGGAGCGCGAGCTGCCGGCCTCGCTCCACCCCCAGATCTGGGCCCTGGTCGCGGACATGGTCGGGACCGACGCGGTCGACCCCGCCACCAAGGACGCGAGCAGGCTCTTCTACCTGCCCGCGGCCCCCGAGGGCGCGACTGACACTGAGCTGGAGTACCACCCGGCCGACGGGGTAAGCGTCTTCGCCCTCGACCCGCTGGCCGCGCTGGGCCTGACCGAGACGCAGTACGCCGAGGCGCTGGCGCGAACCGCCGTGCCGTCCCTGGCGCCGGCGGTCTCCATCATCGGCGGTCTGGTCGAGAAGAAGGGCGCGTTGGCCCTCAAGCCCAGGCCAACAAGGGACGACATCGCGGCGCGCGTCCGTAGCGTGCAGAACGCCTGGTCGGACGGCATCTCGAAGCTGCTCGCCGGCCAGCCCTACGCCGACATGGGTGGTCGCGACGCCGCGGCCCACGGCATCGCCAGCTCCATCGCCTTCACCTGCCCCGAGGCCGACATCGAGGACATCACCGCGCTCTTCGCGGGCTCGGTGGCGACCATGGAGGCCAACGGAACGGACCCGTCGAACCCGCCGCCCTCCATGGCCGTGATCGAGGGCAAGGTCAGGCGGGCGCTGAACGCTGCCAGGACGAAGGTCGCTGGGGAGGAGGAGTTCAGGCAGAAGTCGGGATTCGGAGCGGCCATCGACGCGGCCCGGCTGGCGCCCTACACCATGCCCGTCGTGATCAGCCCGGAGAACGCTCCCGCCCCGGAGCCGGACCCGCGCCTCTTCCACGGGCTGGCCGGCCGGCTCGTTCGGGCCATCGAGCCCCACACGGAAGCATCTACCGTCGCCATCCTGGCGCAGCTCCTGGTGGCGCTGGGGAGTGTCTTCGGCCGAGCCCCCTTCGTCCTCGTCGAGGCGACCAGGCACCACTGCAACGAGTTCCTGGTCGTCGTGGGGCGTTCCGCCCGAGCCAGGAAGGGGACCAGCTGGGCCTGGGTGCAACGGATGCTGAAGGCGCTCGTTCCGGAGTTCGTGTCAGACAACATCGAGCACTCTCCCAGCTCGGGAGAGGGCATCGTCTACCGAGTCCGTGACGAGGTTCAGGAGCTGGACAAGAAGCAGGGAGTCGAGGTCGTGGTCGACCCCGGCGTCCCTGACAAGCGGCTCCTGGTCCAGATGGCCGAGTTCGCGATCGCCCTCCAGGCGATGAACCGCGACGGGAACATCTTGAGTTCGATCTTCCGGATGGCCTGGGACGGCGAGGATCTCGGGACGCTGACCAAGAACAACCGCTGCAAGGCAACCGAGCCGGCCATCTCGATCCTGGCACACATCACGGCCATCGAGCTGCGGCGCCTCCTCAACGCAACCGAAGTGGCCAACGGCTTGGGCAACAGGTTCCTCTTCGTCTATGCCGAGCGCACCAAGCTCCTGCCGGAAGGCGGCAACCTCAGGCAGGAAGACCTGGAGCCGTTTGTCATGGAGTTCAGGAAGGTCATCGACTTCGCCAAGACCGTCGGCCAGATGCAGCGCGACGCCGCCGCCAAGGCGCGATGGCGTGTCGTCTACCCGGAGCTGACCAGAGACGAGAACAGCCTGGTCGGCGCCTTGACCTGCCGCGCCGAAGGGCACGTCGTGCGCCTCAGCATGATCTTCGCGCTCCTCGACCTGTCCGCCGTGATCCGCGAGGAACATCTCGAAGCTGCGCTGGCCTTCTGGAAGTACACAGAAACGTCGTGCCGAATCGTGTTCGGAGACCAGCTGGGCGATCCCTTGGCCGACGCGCTACTGGCGGCCCTGCGGCAGCGGCCGGAGGGCTTGAACCGAACCGACATCAGCCGCGCCATCCTCGGAGGCCACAAGAAGACCGTGGAGATCACGCGGGCGCTGGCGGTGCTCCAGCAGCGTGGCCTGGCCGTTGTGGAGCAGACGGTTACGGCTGGCCGGCCGGCCGAGACCTGGCGCGCGACGACGAGCGTGTCTTCGTAGTCCAACCTGAAAGCCAACACGGAGAGCGAAATGCTGAATTTCACCACGACCTACGTCCCGCCGGGCGCCCATCTCTTGAGAATCGAGAACCTGGCGATCTTCGGGAAGCCCCCCCACGAGAGCGCCACATTCACGCTCGTGTCCAGGCGGTACTTCTCTGGTGGCCCAATGCCGACCGAGCCTGCCAAGACTTTCACAATCACCTACGGCCTGAGCACGTCCAACTTACGGAAGATGATCCAGGCCACCGGCAGAATGGGCGTGTGGAGCGGCGAGGAGCTGAACGTCGACGTCTTCGTGGGGGCCAAGGTGCTCGCCATCGTCACCAGCTCGCCGGTGCCCGGTGACGGGTACGAGGTTCACCTGACGATGGTGGGCTCCGCGCACCCCATGGAGCCGCCGAAGGAGAACATCTTCACGAGGCAGGCCCGGCGTCAGGGCCTCCTCACGAAGGGGACCTGATGGCCGCCGTCGTCGACGACGGCCTCTGGACCGCCAAGGAGACCGCGGCCTTCCTGAAGGTGTCGGTCTCTTGGACCTACCTACACGCCGCGGCCGGGACGCTGCCGTCGGTGAGGATCCTCGGCCTGCGCCGGTTCCTCCCAGCGCAGATCAAGGCCTTTGCCGCCGGGCAGCCCGTCCCGACCTCAAACATCCTCTCGTTCCCGGTGGATAGGGCCGCACGTTGATTGTGTACGTCGTGCCGCTATACAACGAAGTCATGACTCTGAACGCCATCATGATGATGAGGTTTCCCAGCGAGGTGAAGGTGGCGCTCGCCAAGGCCGCCAAGGCCGAACAGCGCAGCATGAGCAACCTGACCTTGTCGGTCATGACGGCGTGGCTGGTCGAGAACGGCTACATGAAGCCGACCAAGCCGGCCGCCAAGAAGGCGAGGTAGTCATGGCGAGCGTGTTCCGCAGGGTCCGGTGGCTCATGTCGGGTCAGCGCCTCTCGGAGGAGGAGGCGCGGGACCTCATCCGGCAAGGCGCGCCGGTCGAGCGCCGAGAGCGGGGCGCCTGGTACCTCCGCTACCTCGACTCCACCGGGAAGTGGGTCGACGAGCGGTCGAGCGCCAAGACCAAGACTGAGGCCCGTCGGCTGGCCGAGGAGCTAGAGCGGCGCGCCGCCCGGGTCCGGCTCGGCCTGGAGGTGGGGCTGCCCGCGGACGGTGGAGGGCCGCTGAAGGAGCTGATGAAGTGGTGGCTGGAGACGCGGGAAGGCACGCCGTCCTGGGACACCGAGAGGGGGACGGTGACGAAGCACCTACTCTCCTCCGACCTTGCCGACCTGCCGCTGGCCCAGGTCAGACCGCCACGCATCGAGACCCACCTCCGCCGCCTCGACAAGATCCTCGCGGCCCAGACCGTCAACCACGTCCGCGGCTACCTGGTGCGGGCCTTCAACGACGCCAAGAAGCTCGGCCGGTGGCCCGGCCCCAACCCGGCCGAGGAGACCGCGCGCCGCCGCATCCCCAGGCGCCTGCCCGACTACCTGAAGGCCGAGGAGGTGCCGGCGGTCATCGAGGCCCTGGACCCTCGCTGGCGCGCGCTGTACGCGACGGCGGTCTTCACCGGCCTCCGCAAGGGCGAGCTGCTCGGCCTCCGGAAGACCGACGTGAACCTCGACGCCGGCCTGATCCTGGTGGCCCGGTCCTACGACCACGACACCACCAAGGGCGGCCACACCGACGTCATCCCCATCTCGGCCGAGCTGGCCCCCTACCTCAAGGCGGCCGTCGAGGCCTCCCCGAGCGGCCTGGTCTTCCCGGCGGCCGACGGCGCCATGATGTCGAAGGAGACCGGCCTGGAGCTGGTCCTCCGGCGCGCACTGGGCCGCGCTGGCATCGTCCAGGGCTACAGCCACGTCTGCCGGGCCCGGGTGAACGCCCAGGGCAAGAGGGACCCCAAGGGCACGCGCTGCGGGCACGTCGAGGCCCAGCCCGACCGGGCGCCCCGCCGGTGCCCCGTCCACGGCGACAAGCTCTGGCCCCGGATGCTCATCCGACCCATCCGGTTCCACGATCTCCGGCACAGCACTGCCTCATTGCTGATGATGGCTGGGGCCAACCCGGCGGCCGTCCAGCGCCTCATGCGCCACCGGGACCCCCGCACCACCACCGAGATCTACGGTCACCTGGCGCCGGGCTACCTGAAGTCCGAGGCCGACCGGCTCACCTTCGGCCCGATGGCGGCGCCGGCCGCGCCGAAGGCCGAGGAGGCCAAGGCGGCCGCCTGCGGCGGCTTGCTGGACTCCTTGCTGGACCGGGGCACCACCTACGACGAAGGGCCTCCAGGTCGCCCTGGAAGCCCTCGCGATTCCTTGAAGATTTGGAGCGGGAAACCGGATTCGAACCGGCGACCCTCAGCTTGGGAAGCTGATGCTCTACCAACTGAGCTATTCCCGCGAAACGACCCCTGATCTGCCCCGATCCCGGCCCCGAGTCAAGGCAAGAGCGGCGCTGCGCCCTGCCCGCCCTGCGGGTAGAGTCGGCCCCGTGACCGACCTCGAACGCCGCATCGCAGAGGGGCTCGCCGAGCTGCGCGCCCGCTTCGCCGACCGGATCGCCGCCACCCCGGCCCGCAGCGACGCCACGCCGCAGGGCGACGGGCCGAAGAACCGCCACGGCATGCCGCAGGAGCCGCCGGGCCAGAACGTCTTCGAGCAGGCGGAGTGGCCGGTGCTCGACATCGGGCTCACCCCCAAGGTGGCCCCGGCCGCCTGGAAGCTCACCGTCGACGGCGCGGTGGCCACCCCGGGCACCTTCACCTGGGACCAGTTCCACGCCCTGCCGCAGGTGGACGACCAGCAGGACTTCCACTGCGTCACCGGCTGGTCGATCCTGGACATGACCTTCCGCGGGGTGCGCTTCGAGACCCTGGCGGCGCTGGCCCGGCCGCTGCCGGAGGCCACCCACGTGATGTGCCACGCGGCCGACGGCTACTGCACCAACCTGCCGCTCGAGGAGGCGCTCAAGCCGGCGGTGCTGCTGGTGCACCAGCTCGACGGGCAGCCGCTGGCCGTGGACCACGGCGGCCCGGTGCGCATGGTGGTGCCGGAGCTGTGGGCCTGGAAGGGCGCCAAGTGGATCAACCGGCTGGAGTTCATGACCCACGACCGGCGCGGCTACTGGGAGATCCGCGGGTACAGCAACACGGCGCACCCGTGGCGCGACGACCGGATGTGGTGAGGGGCGCCGCGGGCCCGGGCGCGCTGGCGGCGCGCCCCCTCGGCCCCGCGCCCGCCTACTTCTTCTTGGCGAAGGCCCTGAAGAACCCGGCCAGCTCGGTCGAGGCCTCCTTGAACGAGGCGGTCTCGGGGACCACCTCCACGTCCTCGCCCTCCACCCACAGGCCACCGCAGGACTCGCAGGTGTCGTAGTGCAGGCCGAGCTTCTCGCCGCCCTCCACCACCACCAGGTCCACGTTGCAGGCGGGGCACATCCCGGCCAGCTCCTCCACGTTGATCTGGCCGCCGATGGCGGTCAGGGCGGGGAGGTTGTTGTGCAACAGGATCTTGTTCAGGTCCGTGCCGTCGACCCACAAGCCGCCACACTCCGAGCACCGGTTGATGGAGCTCTCATCCTGCGTGATGGCGGCGAGTTCGACGCTGCACCGAGGGCAATCCATGACGTGTCAGGTCCTCCTTCGGGACCGTTGGGCACTGCGAGGGGAGGTGTGGGGAGGCACGCGTTCTGGTCCAGGGGTGCTGGATGTACGGGACCTTAGTCGAACACCGCGCCGCCGATCAACGCCCACCGGCGCCGGCGGCGGGCACCACCCGGCGCAGGGCGTCGATCAGCCGGCGCAGCCGCTCGGCGTGGAGCTTCAGGGCCACCCGGTTGACGATGAGCCGGGCCGACACCTCCAGCACGGTCTCGGCCACCTCCAGGCCGTTGGCCTTGAGGGTCTCGCCGGTCTCGGTGATGTCCACGATCCCGTCGGCCAGCCCCAGCGAGGGGGCCACCTCGATGGAGCCGTGCAGGTGGATGATCTCGGCCGGCAGCCCCCGGGCGGCGAAGTGGGCCGAGGCCAGGTTGGTGTACTTGGTGGCGATGCGCGGGGCCACCCCCTTGGGCAGCGGCGTGCCCCCCTTGGGCCAGGCCACGATGACGCTGCAGCGCCCGATGCCCAGGTCGAGCGGCTCGTAGAGGTCGCGCGGCTCCTCGCGCAGCACGTCCAGCCCGGCCACCCCCACCGCGGCGGCGCCGTGCTCCACGTAGCTGGCCACGTCGGCGGCGCGGATGGAGATGAAGCGCAGCCCGGCCTCAGGGGCGTCGGCGGCCAGCTTGCGGGTGCCGGAGAGCAGCGCCTTGGGCGAGACGTCCAGCGCCTCCTCGAAGAGCTTGGACGCCTCGTCGAGGAGGCGCCCCTTGGGCACGGCCACGGTGATGAGCTCGGAGGTCATGGTCCCTTTCGCGCGGGTGGGCGGCGGGCGCCTCACTCCTTGGCCCGGCGGATGCGCGCCCCCAGGGGCGCCAGCTTGGCCTCGATGCGCTCGTAGCCGCGGTCGAGGTGGTAGACGCGCAGCACCTCGGTGGTGCCCGCCGCCGCCAGCCCGGCCAGCACCAGCGCCGCCGAGGCCCGGAGGTCGCTGGCCATCACCGGCGCGCCGGAGAGGGCCGGCACGCCGCGCACCACCGCGGTCTTGCCGTCGATGGTGATGTCGGCCCCCAGCCGCAGCAGCTCCTGCACGTGCATGAAGCGGTTCTCGAAGACCGTCTCGGTGACCCGCGACGAGCCGTCGGCCAGGCAGAGCGGCACCATCATCTGGGCCTGCATGTCGGTGGGGAAGCCGGGGTGCGGC is a window from the Anaeromyxobacter sp. genome containing:
- a CDS encoding helix-turn-helix domain-containing protein, whose product is MAAVVDDGLWTAKETAAFLKVSVSWTYLHAAAGTLPSVRILGLRRFLPAQIKAFAAGQPVPTSNILSFPVDRAAR
- a CDS encoding molybdopterin-dependent oxidoreductase, encoding MTDLERRIAEGLAELRARFADRIAATPARSDATPQGDGPKNRHGMPQEPPGQNVFEQAEWPVLDIGLTPKVAPAAWKLTVDGAVATPGTFTWDQFHALPQVDDQQDFHCVTGWSILDMTFRGVRFETLAALARPLPEATHVMCHAADGYCTNLPLEEALKPAVLLVHQLDGQPLAVDHGGPVRMVVPELWAWKGAKWINRLEFMTHDRRGYWEIRGYSNTAHPWRDDRMW
- a CDS encoding zf-TFIIB domain-containing protein — translated: MDCPRCSVELAAITQDESSINRCSECGGLWVDGTDLNKILLHNNLPALTAIGGQINVEELAGMCPACNVDLVVVEGGEKLGLHYDTCESCGGLWVEGEDVEVVPETASFKEASTELAGFFRAFAKKK
- a CDS encoding ATP phosphoribosyltransferase, coding for MTSELITVAVPKGRLLDEASKLFEEALDVSPKALLSGTRKLAADAPEAGLRFISIRAADVASYVEHGAAAVGVAGLDVLREEPRDLYEPLDLGIGRCSVIVAWPKGGTPLPKGVAPRIATKYTNLASAHFAARGLPAEIIHLHGSIEVAPSLGLADGIVDITETGETLKANGLEVAETVLEVSARLIVNRVALKLHAERLRRLIDALRRVVPAAGAGGR